The sequence GGCACGCTGCGCCGCACGGCCCTGATGTACGGGCGCGACGGCGACAACTACCTGCTGGTGGCATCCAACGGCGGCGCGGCCAAACACCCCGCCTGGTACCTGAACCTGAACGCCGACCCGACGGTGGAGATCCAGGTCGGCGCGGAGCGGATCACGGGTCAGGCCCGGACCGCGACCGGCGAGGAGCGCGCCCGGCTGTGGCCGGTGATGACGAAGGTCTTCCCAACGTACGCCCGTTACGCGAAGGAGACCGACCGCGAGATCCCGGTCGTCGTCATCGAAGGCGATTGATGTCCCTCATGGCTGCTGAGGGCTAGGGTGACGGCAGGTAAGCACCCCACTCCGGCAAGGAGGACCGTCGTGCGCCGCATCATCACCACCATCGCACTGCTCGGGCTGTCACTCTCCGTCGTACTGGCACCGACGCCGGCCAGCGCGGCTAGCAGCGTAGAAGTCACCTCAGCGACCCTTGTCGCGCGCGGCGTCGCCGTGGACATCACCCTCACCGTGACCTGCCCAGCCGGCCTGTCCGGCGCGACGGAGCTGATCGTCCGGCAGCGGTCGGGCGACAGGGTCGCCTACGCGGGCGGTTGGGCGCCCCTCAACAGCTGCACCGGCGAGCCGCAGGCCGTGACCGGGCGAGCATGGGTGGAGGGCGGCGGGCTGGTCCTGCACAAGGGTGTCGCACTGATCAGCGGCGGATTCGAACTGTGCAACCAGGACGTCTGCGACTACCCGACCTTCGAGCAGACGTTCCGCATCACCCGCTGAGAGCGGCCGACCCATTGCCGCTGACCGCCGACGGGGGAATCCGATGATCAAGTGATGAGAAGTAGGTCAGACCCACTTCCGAAACCTACTTTTCATCACCTGATCACTGCCTCCGGAGCGAACAGCCGAACCTGGCCGCGGTGATCGGATCAGGCACGCCTGTCAGCCGGCCGCCTCAATCGCGGCCTCCACCTTGTCCAGGTAGTTGAACCACCACTCCCCCTCATCGGGCTGAGAGGCTGTGGCGAGGAGATTGGCTGCGACAACGAATACGACACTCACGCCGCTCGCAGTGTTCGCAAGTCGTGGCAGCTTGCCCGTCGTCACCGCGGACAGGACGGCATGTACGTCCTGTGCGGAGACCTCGGCCCATCGTTCCTGCTGACCGATGTTGCGAGAGATCTCGTTGATCTCGTGGGTTGAAGGCAGGCCATCGTGGACCTCGAACAGAACAGCGGCGTTCACGGCCAGCGTCAGCTCGACCGCCTTGGTCAACGTCTCCTGACTGACACTCAAGGCGTCCAAGGCGCTGTCGAATCTGTCGGAGTCACGGTGAACAGCAGCATCCAGGACAGCTCTGACCTGAGCCTCTACCTGCTCATTGATCTTCACGGCCCGGCCCTCCGTCTCGGTGCTTCGCTCTCCACGCCTTAAAAGATCCGGCTGCGGCAGCAGCAGCCAGCAGAGTACCCGCAACCGCCTTGACGGTCGTTGGCAAGAATTCCTGGAAACTCGCGTACGCCGCAGCCGTGGCCGAGGTCCACCACCCGATCGACTCGCTGCTGAGGTGCTGGCGGCGCGGTGCCGGCGGCGCTGCCTGGTTTCGGTTCGTTCTATGGAGCCGTCGAGGGACCGCAGACCTGATGACTGGTTTCACCGTCAAGGGTGGTTGGTGGATTGCGCTGCCACCACCCGTGGTCAGTTTCCCAGCGCTCGGACCTTGGCGATCGTCTCCTGCACATGCTGCTTGGCCGGGTCGCCACCCTGGGACGCCTGCGCGAGCGCCTGACGGTAAGAGTCGATCATGCCGACCAGCGGACCAGCGGCTACGCCTTCCAGCGCGCCCGCAACGAGTGCCCGCGCCTCGGCCGCGTCCTGTGCTGCCGCTGCGGTCTTGGCCTTCGCCTCGTCCAGCTTCTGCGACGCCGCCGCCAACCTCGCGATGATCTGTGCTGCGCTCACGCGCACCTCCCCGTGATCGACCATCGCCTCCACCACAGCGGAGACCACATGGGAGCGTACGAGATTCGCGCACCCAGCGCGACCGCGTGATCGCTCTCTCGTCACGACGAGAGCAGCAGATCCCTCAAACTCAAGCCACTTAGGGGACCGCAACTGCTCAATGCTCAGCGACAAAGACACCCAGCCCGTGAACGCCTTCGACAAGGCCTTGGGTCTGTAGGACGAGAATCGCCTGCCGCACCACGCCAGCCGAGACGTTGTGCTCAACACGAAGCTGGGAGGTGGATGGCAGCTTGTCACCTGGGGCGAGTTCACCGGACGCGATCTGCTCTCGGATATGGTCCGCGAGCTGCGCCCATTTGGGCTTGGCGGGCATGTCGTCTCCCTGGTCTGCACCGCCATTTGATCACACCCAACTACTCAGTACAAGAACGGACTAGTCTGTCGTTGACTTGTACAGACTAGTGTGACAAAGTTCGAATCGACCGGCTCCCTGGTCTGCAAACCCGGAGCTGGTTCGTTCCCACCGCGCAGGAAGCGCCCGGTCGTCGGTCCCCCCGTTCGGCCGGGCGTGCCGGGGCGTGCCCGCACGCCGCCCCGACGCAAGAGCCGTGAGCAGCTAGGAGACGACCAGACGGGAGCCCCCGATGCCCGATCGACCCGACGAATGCCCCGCCGACCCACCAGCCCAAGCTTTACCCGAGCAACGCCATCGCCTCGTGTCCGATCAGGACGTCGAGGACGCCGACGACGTCCTCTTTGCCCATCCGCCCCGCGTGGTCCGTCGCTGGTTGTGCGAGTGCGGCGTCGACTACCCCTGTGCCGATGTGCGCTTCGCCCTGCTGGTCAAGTCCAGTGCCGAGGCGGGCGAATGAGCACCGATGCCGTGGACGACCTGCGGACCGCCTGGCTGGCGACCATCTC comes from Micromonospora vinacea and encodes:
- a CDS encoding nitroreductase family deazaflavin-dependent oxidoreductase; this translates as MTTHEQHETVEDSPVGWVASHIRRYVRTDGADGGTFHGVPSLLLTTRGRRSGTLRRTALMYGRDGDNYLLVASNGGAAKHPAWYLNLNADPTVEIQVGAERITGQARTATGEERARLWPVMTKVFPTYARYAKETDREIPVVVIEGD
- a CDS encoding DUF6244 family protein; protein product: MVSAVVEAMVDHGEVRVSAAQIIARLAAASQKLDEAKAKTAAAAQDAAEARALVAGALEGVAAGPLVGMIDSYRQALAQASQGGDPAKQHVQETIAKVRALGN
- a CDS encoding winged helix-turn-helix domain-containing protein codes for the protein MPAKPKWAQLADHIREQIASGELAPGDKLPSTSQLRVEHNVSAGVVRQAILVLQTQGLVEGVHGLGVFVAEH